GATATGCAAATCGTTGGAAGCAACTGAGAAAATCCGCGTCCTTATTGGAATAAGCACAAGCCGACAGACATACGATTTACTTAATAGAGCAGTAACCGAAAAACGACAGACGCTCCAATTTTCTCACGCAGAGGTAAAGCAAGAATTTCAGGGCCTAGTTGAAAAAGAACTGGAAGGCTCTGAAGATATCCGCCAGGTAGAAGAAGGAGTAGTTAAATTTATAGAGTGGATAAAGAGCAAGAAATTGGAAGTAAGGGCATACCCTTCGCAAAATATTCACGCCAAGCTTTATATAATGACTTTCGCAGAAGGGGATCGCGATGTAGGAAGAGTAATTACCGGCTCCAGTAATTTTACCCAGGCGGGTTTGGTCGACAATCTTGAATTTAATGTTGAATTAAAAACCCGGGCCGATTATGAATTTGCCAAACAAAAATTTGAAGAACTTTGGAAAGACTCTGTTGATGTCAGCCAAAAATATATCCAGACCATAGAGGATAAGACCTGGCTTAACCAGAATATCACCCCTCATCAGCTTTACCTTAAATTTCTATACGAATATTTCAAAGACGAATTGAGCCAGACAGAGGATGTCTTCATCAAATATTTGCCTCAAGAATTCAAGAGATTAGAGTACCAAGAGCAAGCAGTTTTGAATGCCAAGAAGATCCTTGGAGAATACGGAGGAGTGTTTATTTCGGATGTGGTTGGCCTTGGAAAGACATATGTTTCAGCGATGCTTGCCGGTCAGCTTGATGGTAGGACTTTAGTTATCGCGCCTCCTGTGCTTCTTGAAAAAGCTAATCCCGGCTCTTGGCCAAATGTATTTTCTGATTTTAGAATCCCGGCTGATTTTGAATCCCTGGGTAAGCTTGATGACATCATCGACCGAGGAACTGAAAAGTATACCAATATCATAATAGATGAAGCCCATCGTTTCCGGACAGAAGCCACTATGACTTATGAAAAACTGGCAGAGATTTGTCGTGGTAAACGAGTGATTTTGGTAACCGCTACACCTTACAATAATTCACCTAAAGATGTTTTAAGCCAGATTAAGCTGTTTCAAAAAGCAAAGAAGAGTACAATCCCGAACCTTTCTGATCTGGAAGGATTTTTCAATAGCCTTCATAGAAAACTTAAAGGGTTAGACAGGCAAAAAGATTATGCGGAGTATATTAAAACAGTAAAAGAAAACTCGAAAGAAATCCGCGATAAAGTCCTTAAATACTTGATGGTTCGCCGGACTAGGACAGAGATTACCAACTATTTTTCCGAAGACCTCAAAAACCAGAAGCTAAAATTCCCGGATGCCCAAAAGCCGGAACCGCTGTTTTACGAATTGAGCAGCGAAGAAGATGCGATCTTTAATAAAACCATCGAACTTATAACTCAGAAATTCAAATACGCCCGTTACGCGCCTATGCTGTATTACAAGGGTAAAATATCTCAGCCAGAAGAATTATCCCAGAAGAATATGGGCAAGTTTATGAAAATCCTTTTAGTAAAAAGGCTTGAGAGCAGTTTCTTTGCCTTCAAAAAATCTGTTGACAGATTTTTTGATTCATACGAAATGTTTATCAAGGAATTTGACAAGGGAAATGTCTATGTAAGCAAGAAATACACGAACAAGATATTTGAACTCTTAGAGAATGACGATGACCAGGCAATTCAAAAACTGATTGATGAGGGTAAGGCAGAGAAATATTCCGGAAAGGAATTTACAGACGATCTTCTTAAAGATCTCAAAAGCGATTTTAAGATACTAAAAGAAGTAAAAGTTTTATGGCAGGATGTAACGAGGGACCCAAAACTACTTAAATTCTTAAATGAACTTTCAAAAAATAAAACCCTAAAAGATAATAAGCTCATTATCTTTACTGAATCAAAAGAAACCGCTGAATATCTGTCAGGCAATATAAACAAAAAGTTTCCCGACACGGCACTTTTGTTTAGCGGTGGCTCTGATGAGGCAACTCGCGATAAAGTAATTGAGAATTTTGACGCCCGGGCCCGACATCCAAAAGACGAGTATCGTATTCTCGTATCTACGGAAGTATTATCAGAAGGTGTTAACTTGCATCGCTCAAATACGGTTATTAATTATGATATCCCCTGGAACCCGACTCGTATGATGCAAAGGGTAGGCCGTATCAATCGTGTAGATACGAAGTTTTCCGAAATATATACCTTCAACTTTTTCCCCACGCAACAATCTAACGACCAGATAAAACTCAGGGAAGCCGCAGAGGCTAAAATCAATGCCTTTTTAACCCT
Above is a window of bacterium DNA encoding:
- a CDS encoding helicase, which codes for MNTDLTFITNERDQNLKDRFEVLIKDTKFFDCLVGFFYTSGFYAICKSLEATEKIRVLIGISTSRQTYDLLNRAVTEKRQTLQFSHAEVKQEFQGLVEKELEGSEDIRQVEEGVVKFIEWIKSKKLEVRAYPSQNIHAKLYIMTFAEGDRDVGRVITGSSNFTQAGLVDNLEFNVELKTRADYEFAKQKFEELWKDSVDVSQKYIQTIEDKTWLNQNITPHQLYLKFLYEYFKDELSQTEDVFIKYLPQEFKRLEYQEQAVLNAKKILGEYGGVFISDVVGLGKTYVSAMLAGQLDGRTLVIAPPVLLEKANPGSWPNVFSDFRIPADFESLGKLDDIIDRGTEKYTNIIIDEAHRFRTEATMTYEKLAEICRGKRVILVTATPYNNSPKDVLSQIKLFQKAKKSTIPNLSDLEGFFNSLHRKLKGLDRQKDYAEYIKTVKENSKEIRDKVLKYLMVRRTRTEITNYFSEDLKNQKLKFPDAQKPEPLFYELSSEEDAIFNKTIELITQKFKYARYAPMLYYKGKISQPEELSQKNMGKFMKILLVKRLESSFFAFKKSVDRFFDSYEMFIKEFDKGNVYVSKKYTNKIFELLENDDDQAIQKLIDEGKAEKYSGKEFTDDLLKDLKSDFKILKEVKVLWQDVTRDPKLLKFLNELSKNKTLKDNKLIIFTESKETAEYLSGNINKKFPDTALLFSGGSDEATRDKVIENFDARARHPKDEYRILVSTEVLSEGVNLHRSNTVINYDIPWNPTRMMQRVGRINRVDTKFSEIYTFNFFPTQQSNDQIKLREAAEAKINAFLTLLGGDAALLTEGEPIGSHELFNRLISKQVITGEDEKEESELKYLQIIKNIRDKEPDLFEKIKYLPKKARTGKINNEHKESLLTYFRRGKLEKFFIIKANEKPKELDFLSAAKLMESDLEEKRQKLPEKFYELLDMNKEAFIFATTEEMAKSHFKGKGGRDSVTNILKILKLTVKNTRQLTDEQELYLRKVVRQLEEGGLPKQTTKEVLNALDELKQDVINPLKVLATLQTHIPGRLLEGHYVEYLPVVFGKRKVILSLYLKGRE